The window AACACTCACCTTTAAGAGTTAATTATGTCTATAACAACTGGTTTTAAACATGTCGGTCTTTTGCAAAAGCGAAAGGAAGATACCTTCGAGCAATTCGTCAGTTACTGGGAGCAAGTCCACACTGAAATAGCACTGCAATTACCGGGATTAAAAGGGTATGTACTCAACCCTATCGATCGCCGTAAGTATCCTGATTCGCCTATAGACGGCTTCTCTGAACTTTGGTTTGATTCACTAGCGGATGCCGAAAAGGCCTTTGCTTCACCAGTAGGTAAAAAAGCTTACGACGATGTAAGTAACTTCATTGCTAAGTTAAGCGTCACTTACATCACCGAAATCAAAAAACGCTAATTAGCCCCTTGAAGATCACAATCACATGATTCAATTTTGGATTAAAAATGAAGAGACGTTCCATGAGTAAATTATTAACCCATTTAAACTAGGCAGTCTGCAGCTGGCTAATCGTGTAGTGATGGCCCCAATGACACGAGCGCGTATTGCCAATAACGAAGACGCTGCAGATAGTGATACCGCGTTGTATTATGCGCAAAGAGCCTCAGCTGGGCTAATTATCACTGAAGGTTCACAAATTTCACGCCAAGGACAAGGGTTCTTATTTACACCCGGTATCTATAGTGAACGTCAGGTAAAAGGATGGAAGGCAACGACCAAGGCGATTCATGACAATAATGGCAAGGTGTTTATCCAACTATGGCATGTCGGTAGAATGTCACACACCAGTTTACAACCTAATGGACAAGCCCCAGTAAGCTCAGTGGCAGAAATTGCTGAAAACGGCACTTGCTTTGCACTTAATGAACAAGGGAAACCCGCACAGGTTCCTGTGTCCAAGCCCAAAGCCTTAACGATTGAAGAAATCGCCCTAATAAAACAAGATTTTGTACAAGCCGCGAAAAATGCCATTGAAGCGGGTTTTGATGGTGTTGAAATTCATGGGGCAAATGGCTATTTAATTGAGCAGTTTATCAATGCAACGTTAAATACCCGCAGTGATATTTATGGGGGTAAAAACATTAACAACCGTATCCGTTTAGCGTTAGAAATTGTAGACGAAATTTCTAATGCGATTGGCTCAGAACGTACCAGTATTCGACTCGCTCCTTTGGGGCGTTTTGCTGGTATGTCTGCTTTCGCTCAAGAAGAAGAAACTTGGTTACAGTTAGCCAGTGAGCTTTCTATACGAAACCTGGCTTATGTTCACTTAAGTGATCAAGAGACAATCGGCGCTCAAGCAATACCGAAAGGATTTACTGAAAAGTTTCGCGCTGCATATGATGGCATATTAATGATTGCAGGAGGCTTTGATAAGGAGAAAGCAGATCGATACCTCAATGAAGGTACCGTTGATTTGATCGCATTCGGTCGCCCCTTTATTTCAAATCCTGACCTTGTCAAGCGGATGAAAAACGACTGGCCACTCGCACAAGCCGATCGTGCTATCTTCTATGGGGGCGATCAGCGTGGTTACACCGATTTTCCCAATTATACGGTAGAAACAGCAGCAGTCAGTGAGCAAGCTTCATCAATTTAAATCACTAAATCATTTAACCAAAAGTGCCTTTACGTGCTTCTTGCAATAAGAAATCAACCGTATAGCGAGTCTTCGGCAGAAGATGGCTGCTCTTCGGCCAAAGAAGATGAATTGGCACTTCGTATCCCGCGTGTTGTGTTAACACCTCAACTAACTCACCACGGCTAAGATGATCTTCAATTAACCATCGTGGTAACTGGCTAAGTCCCTGCCCTGCTAATGTCGCTTCAAGTATTGCATCACCATATTCATGCCCAACGGGCGGCGTATACAAACGTGTGCTGCCGTCTGGCTCTTTCAATCGCCACACCACAGCCTGTTCATGACGAAAGCCCAGAACACATTTATGCTGTTGAACGTCTTCTATATTTTTTGGATTACCGTGACGTGCTAGGTAAGTTGGTGCGGCACAAATAACTAATTTTTGCGTAGTGAGCGATCTTACAATTAATTCACTGCTGTCTTTCAATTCACCTATCCGAACCACAAAATCAATGCCGTCTTCGATTAAATCAACAAAACGTTCACTGAATGTAATCGAAAGTGACAGTGATGGATGACGCTCACTAATTTCTAGTAATAAAGGCATAATCAACTTCCGACCAAAGGCGGCAGGAAGATCGACTCGGAGTCGTCCAGACGGACTCTCAATATGCTGCGTTAATACCGACTCAGCATGCTCCATTATATTTAATGCCTCACGACAGCGACTCAAATAAAACTCTCCGTCTGCGGTTAAGCTTAAACGTCGGGTTGAACGATGAAGTAGCTTTAATCCTAATTTTTGTTCCAGACGGCTGACACTTTTTGCTACTGCAGATTTTGTCAGTCCAAGACGCTCGGCAGCAGCGGTAAAACTGCCTAACTGTGCTGTGGTTACAAAGGAGTAGAGGCCATTAAAATTATCTTTCTTTGTCATAATCAATCGCTTCGCTGATGAGTGTCATTGTTTTTAAATGGTGTTTGAATTGGTGTTTGTAAACCCAAATAGCACTGTACTACCGGCTCCCAACAGGTTAAATAAAATAATAACGTTTTCAATAAATATCTGTGGGATTTTATGTTTGTGCTTACCCTCTTTTATTGCATCGGCTAGGCGAGCACAGCCTCTAACCGTGATAGCTGCTGTGGCGTATCTAGCCGTTAGATATTAAAAAACACATGCTAATTTTCTTGTTCGGGTGACATTGTTTCTTTGATTTCATCACTGGTGAAGCCTTTTCGTGACAAGTAAGCATAGGCCTTTGATTTCTCTTTATAGTCAGATAAGTCATAGCTTTTTTTGGCGAATTGATCTTTGCAGCTCTGATAAAAGTCGATATCACCAGCAAGTTCGAGTTGGTATAACGTTTCTTCAAATTCACTGACATCGATAAGGCGCTGTTTTAATTCATTGAGAATTAGCGTTTGCCCTTTACCTTTGCGGTATAGCTTAAAGATTTCCGTTGCTAGTTCGGCTTTTTCAGCTTGTATGACCATTTTGCTGCGCAGCGAATCTTTTTCAGGGTGTTGTGACAGCGCCTGATCTATTTGTGGGCGAGTAAAGCCGCGGGTTGTCATTTGGGCGTACACTTTTTCTTTGCTAATACCGTCGAATGTTATAAACCGAGACAGTAGTCGATTGCTCGCCATTTCATCGAAATTAATATCTTGTTGTTCAATGACTTGCTCTATTGCCGTTTCAATATCACTGGAGGATATTCCGCGCATTTTTAATTTGCGTTGGATGGCTGCTTTTCCTATTTCACTGCTAAATGCAGACTCGCAATAACGGATCGTAAATTCAAGGTCACTCTTTAGATAACCATGTTCGATAACTTGGGCAAGCACCTTTTCTATCCACTCAAGATTGTCTGTTTTACGTTCTAGCTTGGTACGGATTTCAGCAATCGTAAAATCTTGTTGGCTTAAGTGCCAATAAGCACTATTAAATACGTTATCGATGGTTTTTGCTTGTCGAAGTGGCGGGCGTTGCATAGGAAAAGTCTTAATTTAAAGGTCAGCGGCGCTAGTGTAACAGAACCCTAAGAGTATTAATAAATTGGAATGTATTTGTAGCCTTACACGCTTTACACAGATCTGTGCAAAAACACTTGCAAACATCACTCGATTGCCATAACATTTAATTACACCGACCTGTGTAATTATTTAATAAGGTATATTTATGGAAATCTACAGCTTCTCTTACTCACTTCCTTCGTATCGTGCTCGTCTAACGGCATCTATGTTAGGTATTAATTTTAAAATAGTTAATGTTGACCTCATGGCTGGAGAACATAAAAGCAAAGATTTTATGGCGATCAATCCATTAGGAAAAATCCCTGCACTGATCGACACTGTCGACGATAAAAAAGTGACCGTTGCTGATTCAATGGCGATCGTTCGTTACCTAGCTCGCCGTAGCTTGAACAGCGATTGGTATCCGGAAACTAAAATCGATGTCGCTGCAAAAATCGATGTGTATTTATCTCTTGTTGCTAATGAGCTCTTTGATTCTGTCGAAAAAGGACGAATTATCAAAGCTTTCAAAATGATTGATGAAACCGAGTATCCGGCATGTTCGAAGCTTGCTTACGAGCTATTTGAAAACCTCAATACTGATCTTGCTGAGTCAGCATTTTTAGTATCACAAAACATAACCATTGCTGATATTGCCGTGTTGTCGACACTAGTTTATCTGGAAGAAGCAGGACTATCTCTTGACGGCTATTCTCACATAGCACGCTGGATCAAAGACATGAAAGCGACAGCTGGCTTTATTGAACCAACATTGATGTAGCAAACCTGAGTACCGAACAACCAAATTCCCAATAAGATAATTACCCTCACAGAGGGTGATTATCCGTCCATTTGAATATTCGTATTCACGGCGCACCAAATGCCTTCCTGAACAATCGAACGGTCAAAAATCCACGTCTAAGAAGTAATAATATGAACAATGTAATTGAAACTGATGCTGATCATTATGATAGCTCGGTAGCGTATGCCGCATTGGCTGCTGCACTAACGACAGGTCGCGAAGCACTCGCCCGATGTCGAATATTCAGTGCTGTGTGTGCATGTGGGTATATTATGAAGGAGCCGGCATGTATACGTTGCTAGGTGCGATGGTATTCGTCGTGTGGGGTTTGCTGCCGATCTATTTTCATCAGCTTGGCGATTATGATCCGCTGTTAATATTAGCGCATCGAATTTTATGGTCGGGTGTCATCCTTATCATTATTGGCAGCATTAAAACTGAGCTAATACCAAGTCGTCACGAACTGACTGGAAAAAATATCATTCTGGCTGCTCTTGCGGGCATGCTAATGAACATTTCATGGTTGGGCTTTGTGTACGCCACCGTAACGGGCAACCTTATGGCCGCTTCACTTGCTTTCTATATTACTCCAATTTTAGTCTTCACTTTTGGGTTCATGCTGTTTCGTGAGCAAGTGAGTCGTCACCAAATAATCTCGCTGGTGTTAATGATTATTGCTGTCGTGGTATATGGAATAGTAGAAAATAACTTTCCGGCACTGAGTTTGCTTATCGCTTTATGCTTTGCAATGTATTTGGCAGTAAAGAAAGCGATGAATCTAAGCACTTTTAGCAGTATATTTCTTGAAACCATTATATTTCTGCCAATAGCGCTGGTGTATATTTTGTATAACGAACAGACTTTTCATTCGAATGCTGACTTTATGTTATTAGTTGGCACAGCGCCATTACAACTGCTTGCTGTATTTATGCTAACAATTTCACTGCATAAAACACCATTAAGTAAAATTAGCTTATTCCAGTATATTGAGCCGACATTGCATTTCATGTTGGCGATTTATGTTTTTCAAGAGTCAGTATCCAATGGTCAACGATATGCGCTCATCATTATATTGGCCGCTATTATTATCGCCTCTATGAATTGGGATAAGCGCAAATATGCTCACGATTGATACAAGAACTGGCGAACAATTTATTCAGGGGCATATCCCAGGGAGTATATTTGTAGGGCTTTTGGGTGGTAATTTTGAGTTTTGGTTTAAACAGGTTGTACCTGACTTAGAACAACAGTTTAGCGTAGTATCTGCCCTTGCAGATTTACATGGCATCACTGTTAAACTTGTTGAGATGGGATATAGGAATTTTGTTATCGATGAAAAGTCGCCCCACTTGTGCGAGCCATTTGTTAAATCGCATTGGTTGACACAAAGTGTACCTAATATAAAACCATTAGAGCTCAAATCATTAGTTATCAATCCATTATTTTTCAAGACATTTGCTTTAAAAAATGGACTCAAACATTTTTGCATTCTCGATGTCCGTGAAGAAGAGGAAACTAAAAAGATCCGTTGGAATGGCTCTGAAAATTTACCGCTGTCTGAGATCTTGATGGGTGCCGTGCCATCAGAAAATAGAGATTACTACGTCCACTGCGCTGGAGGTTATCGTTCCCTGATCGCGATATCTTATCTTAACTATCGTCAATTATTTAGACTGACCAACATTGAAAATGGTATGGATGCGTAGATAAAAGCCAATGTTTCAATAGCGTAATTTTGGACAGCCATCTAATAATTTCACGCGTGAACTAGTTTGACAAACACCAGTACCAGAGCAATATATAATGGCACGGCGAACAATAGCGTTATCAACAACAAGGTTAAATGATTCTCCCGCTACCGAAAGAATAGCGGGCAAAGCAGTAAGTGCCCTTACATTTAGCCTAGTTTTTCATCGATAACGCTGTAGAGTGAGTGGTACCGTGAATGAATACACAATCTCTAGGATTACTTTTGGAAGCTAGCGGTCAATAGCTCAACATTCGTTGGGTATTGTTCAAGTAGCTCAGCAAGTTTCCTTGCACCATCGGCAGGTTTAAGCGTGGTAAGTGCCCTTCGCAAGCTTCTTATATTTTCGAGCTCTTTCGAATTAAGCAGAAGCTCTTCACGGCGCGTGCTACTTTTAGCAATATCGATTGCGGGGAAAACCCGCTCATTTGCAGCTTCGCGAGATAAAACGATTTCCATATTACCCGTGCCCTTGAACTCCTCGAATATTACCTGATCCATCCGGCTTCCAGTATCAACGAGTATTGTCGCTAAGATGGTAAGTGAACCACCGTTCTCTATCTTTCTCGCCGCACCAAACAGTTTTCGTGGTATTTCGAGCGCTCTGGCGTCAATACCGCCCGACATGGTACGGCCGCTGCTTTTTTGTGTTGCATTATATACTCGTGAGAGCCTGGTAAGAGAGTCAATCACGATCATTACATCGTGACCTTCGCCAGCTTCTTTGCGAGCAATGTTAAGCACGTTGTTGGCGACACGAACATGGTGCTCATAACTTTCATCCGTGGATGAAGCGTGTACTTGGGCCGGCACGCTGCGTTTAAAATCGGTTACTTCTTCTGGGCGCTCATCGATGAGTAACGCATAAAGTTTTATCTCGGGATACGCTTTTCCAACCGCCTGACAAATATGTTTTAACATGGTCGTTTTTCCGGAACCTGGCGGAGCAACAATCAAACCTCGCTGCCCCATTCCGATTGGCGTGAACAAATCCATCGCGCGTGCAGACAGTTGCTCAGAACCTAATTCTAGGCGAATACACTGATAAGGATTGATGGCTACGCCATTTAAAAAACGTTTTTGAGGATCTTCTTCAGAGACAACCTTGGCAACCTTGATCTCTTCATCAACTGGTTTGGGGACCTTTGTTGCTTTCACCTTCAATTTTAATATTTTTCTTGTCATGATATCGGTTTGTAACCCTAGAGAATTTAGTGTTTATTGACGTATTTACAGCAAAATAACGCTGTTAGCAGCTTGTTATATGACCGTGCAAGCTTACAGCTTATGTAAAGATAGATAATAACGTATTAGAAAAACTATAGATAAGTTTTTACGCTAATTCCCCACTGCATTTTTCAAAACATAAATAGCCATGTATTATCGGTAAAGTTATGCAATGTTTTTAACCAAAAGCTCTACTAAATCCGATTTGTCACTGTCGGTCAGTGGTTCATTGTGTTTTTTAGAAATTAAAAATACGTTTTCTGAGCATTCTCCCAACGTACTAATGATGGCTGAGTGGATCGTTAGCTCCTCATTTTTAAACACACTACAAATCTTCCCTATAAACAAAGGGTCATCCAACGCGTTAATGCGTAATAACGTTTTGTTTAGCTTGGGCGTCGCTAAAAATTCCACGGTAGGGTCATTTTCAAAATTATTAACAAACCGGGGCTTTACCGGTTTTGGAACCGATTTTTGGCTAAGTAGCATGTCGTTAATCCGTTTAGTGATACGCTTTAATCGAAATGCATCGCTGATAGACTCACCGGTATGATCTAGGATCTTTATTATTTCTAAGACGTGCTCACTTTTAGTTTTTAATATTTGAGCTTCTTTAACTCTAATTTTTAAAGAAACCAGCGTATTAAACAGATCAACAAATAGCATACTTCTATCTTTTACATAAACGAGTAAGTTCGTGCAGCCATGGTTTGAGTCTTCACTTAATGATACGATCGGTTTATCACCGTCAGAGCTCAAGATTGTCATAGAAAACTCAATCAGTTCTTCAACGTGGTTCGAACTAAAAAAACTACTAGGCAGACTAACCCAAAGACTTTTGATCGTTGCTTCAGAAAACCCCTTGGATAACAGGGCTGTTAATGCCTCGGCTTTGTTTTCTCTGATGATTGTTCTCAGTTCAAAAACCTTTTCTATACCTTGTTTTAGTGCTTTTCTCAGTGAAAAATAAAGGTCGTCTAATAAGCTCTCTTGCCACTCGTTCCACAGTTGATCATTAGTCGCTTTTAAATCGGCAACAGTAAAGCAATACAGGGCATTTAGTTTTGACTCGGTGCCCACTGCTTTGGCTATTTTCTTTATAATCTCTGGATCTTTAATGTCTTGTGTTTGGGTCGTACTAATCAACAAGTCTTGGTTTTTAACCAGCCATGTGACTAATTCATTTTCAGATTTTTTAAGTTGGTGTAGCGATGAAAATTCTTGTGCGTGTATCGCGCTTAGTTCATTTGCTTCATGTGACTGCTTGCCAGATAAGTCATGGCACAACCCAGCAATGACTAAGACGTGTTTAAAAGAACTTGCTCTATAAAGACTATTTACAAGCACTTTATTTTCTTGGGCAGAGTTAAAACTATTGAGGAAATGAATTAGCTTACATGCGTGTTCGTCAACTGTATAAGCGTTATGCATATCAAACTGCATTTGCCCTTCAATCGTTTTCCACTGCGGAAAGTACGACGCTAAGATCCCGTATCGGTGCATTAAACTGAACGCGAGTTTTAACCCATTTGGGTGTTTTATTATTGCTAAAAATTCTGTTCTGCACTCTTGGTAGTCCTGAAACTCTCCAAGTAAACGCCTGCGGGTTTGTCTGATCAATCTCAAGGTCTCAGGGGCAATGCTTTTTATTTGTTCGTTTTCAGCAATTAATCGAAAGAGCTTAATAACATTTGCTTTGTTATAGAATACTTCATCGTAATTTACTTGGATCATATCGTTGCAAATTGAAAATTTGTCATCAATGTTAACCGTGGTATTTTTGTTATCCGCCTGAAGTATTTCTCTTTTAAATATATCAGTCATCATTTGATTTAACTCACGAACCTGCGCCATTGCCCTAAAGAGCTGACGCATCATTTTTTCAACCGCGAGTTGGCCATTGTCGCCATGTCCAAACTTCATGAATTTGGCAACAGCTAATTGATGATCGAACAGTAGTCGCTCTTCTGGCCGTTTGGATACCGTGTGCAGTGCCCATCTTATGCGACAGATAAAGTCGTGAGATTCAATAAGTTCTGAATATTCGTCTGGTTTTAAGAAACCTAACGATTTTAGCGACCGGACATCAGAAACATTAAAGTGCTTACTGGCAATCCAAACAATAGTCTGAAAATCGCGCATACCGCCTGGATTATTCTTAATATTAGGCTCGAGGTATAAGGTTGTGTTGTTCGCTTTTAAATGACGATTTTCTTGCTCTTCTATTTTGTGTTCAAAAAAGGTTCTACTGGTCCAAATATCACTGCTATATAAAGTAACTAAAATGTTGTCGGCATGACTGCTGGCGCCCGACAATGTTCTAATGTCGAGTAAATTGGTTGCAATGGTAATGTCATCACGTGCGGCATTAATATTGTCTTTTTCCGATCGGACGGCGTAGCCAATATCAACACCGAAATCCCACAAATGGGTCAAAAATGTCGATAAGTTTGTTTCTTGTACTGGGGTTAACTGCTCAGTAAATATTATACAAATATCAATGTCAGATTTCGGGTGTAAAGTAGAGCGACCATAACCACCCACGGCATTAAGTGAAATGTTAGGGGCTTCAAGATTATAAAAAGACCACAACCGAGCGAGTAACTCGTCGAACAGAGCTGCTCGCTGATTTAGTAATTCCTCAATTGAAGTTTCAAAAAACTGAGAATTAAGGAAGGCCTCGTTGTATTCCACATATGCTTTAATTTCTGACAAATTAGATAACTCTAACTCTTTGATATTCATTTGGTTCCCTACCGTTTTTTAACTCTTATTTAGTGTTAGATCCATTTAATCTATGGTCTACTTTAGCATGGTGTATCGACTAAAAACTTTGATGCTAGCCGTGTTTAGCATCAAGAAACTATTTACTTTTTTTAACGTCCGCTACGATTAATAATAATTCAAAATCGAAGATCCAATTAGGCTAAGCGCCATAATATTTACACGAATAACGAAGTATTACTGTGCCGTTAAATTATGTGTTTCGGCTTTAAATCGGTATGAATGAATAGGAGGGCTGTAACAATGCAATGATACTAGAGGTGAGTCTTTTTAGAACTTTGAACACAAAGTTAACCCTGTATTTTGTCAGAAGAAAAACAACACTATACTTTGTACTCTAACTAATTAAAAGGTCTTCTTAAGATAGATTGGAGTTAACTGAGTATTGCGGCTTTAATTTCCCTTGCTTTAAACGTTGATGTAAAAAACACTAAACCGATCTACCACACTACCCCGCAGGCCTTATGTGCTGCTGTTTTATTTACGTTACCTATGTTTTATGGGTGATGTGAAACGCTATCAAAGACCTAGTTTAGGTGCGGATCATGGTATTAACACAAAATTAAACGTTGAGATAAAAGTAACTATAATTGTTCGATCACGAAGTAATATTTCTCGGGTTTATGTTCTAATACGAACAGGATCGCGATTATTATAGATAAATTACTTTACCTACTTTTTTGATACAACCGAGAATAATGAAGTGATAGTTTACGTCGTAGCCTAGCAATCAAGAGGATTTACGAGTACCAAAATGAACGGTTTAGCAAAGGTGGGACTCTCATAAAAACCAAAGATGGCACACGCATAAAAATACAATTTATATTCAATTGGTTGTAGTTTTAAACGCATTTTATTACCTGAAAATATCCGCCTAATACAGACTAATTTCTTTTGGTTTTAATCATAATAAAACTGACCATCAAGGTTATCGTTATCACGTTGTGGGCACATGATTTGATTATCAGGAATAATATCTATATTTAGTCGGCTATTTCACTATAAAGCTTGCCTATAACAGCGTAGGATCAAGCTACTTTAGATAAACACTAGGTTTGCACTCACGTGCACTAACATAAAAAATTATGCAACTAACAGAAAAACCATCACTTAGTCACGCTTTACTTATTTCTATTAGCACTCCACAGTTTAAAGGTGATGAGGCCACTGAATCACTTGCAGAACTTGCGCGTTTAG is drawn from Gammaproteobacteria bacterium and contains these coding sequences:
- a CDS encoding LysR family transcriptional regulator → MTKKDNFNGLYSFVTTAQLGSFTAAAERLGLTKSAVAKSVSRLEQKLGLKLLHRSTRRLSLTADGEFYLSRCREALNIMEHAESVLTQHIESPSGRLRVDLPAAFGRKLIMPLLLEISERHPSLSLSITFSERFVDLIEDGIDFVVRIGELKDSSELIVRSLTTQKLVICAAPTYLARHGNPKNIEDVQQHKCVLGFRHEQAVVWRLKEPDGSTRLYTPPVGHEYGDAILEATLAGQGLSQLPRWLIEDHLSRGELVEVLTQHAGYEVPIHLLWPKSSHLLPKTRYTVDFLLQEARKGTFG
- a CDS encoding EthD family reductase, with product MSITTGFKHVGLLQKRKEDTFEQFVSYWEQVHTEIALQLPGLKGYVLNPIDRRKYPDSPIDGFSELWFDSLADAEKAFASPVGKKAYDDVSNFIAKLSVTYITEIKKR
- the rho gene encoding transcription termination factor Rho, translating into MTRKILKLKVKATKVPKPVDEEIKVAKVVSEEDPQKRFLNGVAINPYQCIRLELGSEQLSARAMDLFTPIGMGQRGLIVAPPGSGKTTMLKHICQAVGKAYPEIKLYALLIDERPEEVTDFKRSVPAQVHASSTDESYEHHVRVANNVLNIARKEAGEGHDVMIVIDSLTRLSRVYNATQKSSGRTMSGGIDARALEIPRKLFGAARKIENGGSLTILATILVDTGSRMDQVIFEEFKGTGNMEIVLSREAANERVFPAIDIAKSSTRREELLLNSKELENIRSLRRALTTLKPADGARKLAELLEQYPTNVELLTASFQK
- a CDS encoding RecX family transcriptional regulator; translated protein: MQRPPLRQAKTIDNVFNSAYWHLSQQDFTIAEIRTKLERKTDNLEWIEKVLAQVIEHGYLKSDLEFTIRYCESAFSSEIGKAAIQRKLKMRGISSSDIETAIEQVIEQQDINFDEMASNRLLSRFITFDGISKEKVYAQMTTRGFTRPQIDQALSQHPEKDSLRSKMVIQAEKAELATEIFKLYRKGKGQTLILNELKQRLIDVSEFEETLYQLELAGDIDFYQSCKDQFAKKSYDLSDYKEKSKAYAYLSRKGFTSDEIKETMSPEQEN
- the glnD gene encoding [protein-PII] uridylyltransferase, producing MNIKELELSNLSEIKAYVEYNEAFLNSQFFETSIEELLNQRAALFDELLARLWSFYNLEAPNISLNAVGGYGRSTLHPKSDIDICIIFTEQLTPVQETNLSTFLTHLWDFGVDIGYAVRSEKDNINAARDDITIATNLLDIRTLSGASSHADNILVTLYSSDIWTSRTFFEHKIEEQENRHLKANNTTLYLEPNIKNNPGGMRDFQTIVWIASKHFNVSDVRSLKSLGFLKPDEYSELIESHDFICRIRWALHTVSKRPEERLLFDHQLAVAKFMKFGHGDNGQLAVEKMMRQLFRAMAQVRELNQMMTDIFKREILQADNKNTTVNIDDKFSICNDMIQVNYDEVFYNKANVIKLFRLIAENEQIKSIAPETLRLIRQTRRRLLGEFQDYQECRTEFLAIIKHPNGLKLAFSLMHRYGILASYFPQWKTIEGQMQFDMHNAYTVDEHACKLIHFLNSFNSAQENKVLVNSLYRASSFKHVLVIAGLCHDLSGKQSHEANELSAIHAQEFSSLHQLKKSENELVTWLVKNQDLLISTTQTQDIKDPEIIKKIAKAVGTESKLNALYCFTVADLKATNDQLWNEWQESLLDDLYFSLRKALKQGIEKVFELRTIIRENKAEALTALLSKGFSEATIKSLWVSLPSSFFSSNHVEELIEFSMTILSSDGDKPIVSLSEDSNHGCTNLLVYVKDRSMLFVDLFNTLVSLKIRVKEAQILKTKSEHVLEIIKILDHTGESISDAFRLKRITKRINDMLLSQKSVPKPVKPRFVNNFENDPTVEFLATPKLNKTLLRINALDDPLFIGKICSVFKNEELTIHSAIISTLGECSENVFLISKKHNEPLTDSDKSDLVELLVKNIA
- a CDS encoding glutathione S-transferase family protein; translation: MEIYSFSYSLPSYRARLTASMLGINFKIVNVDLMAGEHKSKDFMAINPLGKIPALIDTVDDKKVTVADSMAIVRYLARRSLNSDWYPETKIDVAAKIDVYLSLVANELFDSVEKGRIIKAFKMIDETEYPACSKLAYELFENLNTDLAESAFLVSQNITIADIAVLSTLVYLEEAGLSLDGYSHIARWIKDMKATAGFIEPTLM
- a CDS encoding EamA family transporter, coding for MYTLLGAMVFVVWGLLPIYFHQLGDYDPLLILAHRILWSGVILIIIGSIKTELIPSRHELTGKNIILAALAGMLMNISWLGFVYATVTGNLMAASLAFYITPILVFTFGFMLFREQVSRHQIISLVLMIIAVVVYGIVENNFPALSLLIALCFAMYLAVKKAMNLSTFSSIFLETIIFLPIALVYILYNEQTFHSNADFMLLVGTAPLQLLAVFMLTISLHKTPLSKISLFQYIEPTLHFMLAIYVFQESVSNGQRYALIIILAAIIIASMNWDKRKYAHD
- a CDS encoding rhodanese-like domain-containing protein encodes the protein MLTIDTRTGEQFIQGHIPGSIFVGLLGGNFEFWFKQVVPDLEQQFSVVSALADLHGITVKLVEMGYRNFVIDEKSPHLCEPFVKSHWLTQSVPNIKPLELKSLVINPLFFKTFALKNGLKHFCILDVREEEETKKIRWNGSENLPLSEILMGAVPSENRDYYVHCAGGYRSLIAISYLNYRQLFRLTNIENGMDA
- a CDS encoding alkene reductase; the encoded protein is MAPMTRARIANNEDAADSDTALYYAQRASAGLIITEGSQISRQGQGFLFTPGIYSERQVKGWKATTKAIHDNNGKVFIQLWHVGRMSHTSLQPNGQAPVSSVAEIAENGTCFALNEQGKPAQVPVSKPKALTIEEIALIKQDFVQAAKNAIEAGFDGVEIHGANGYLIEQFINATLNTRSDIYGGKNINNRIRLALEIVDEISNAIGSERTSIRLAPLGRFAGMSAFAQEEETWLQLASELSIRNLAYVHLSDQETIGAQAIPKGFTEKFRAAYDGILMIAGGFDKEKADRYLNEGTVDLIAFGRPFISNPDLVKRMKNDWPLAQADRAIFYGGDQRGYTDFPNYTVETAAVSEQASSI